A window of Nonomuraea angiospora genomic DNA:
CTCCCCTGCCTCATATGCGATTAATTCTGGCAAATCGTATGCGTCGTGGCATCATGAAATGCGGGCTAAATGCGCGCCCGAATAGCTATTGCGGGCTCGGGCCCTCCAGAAGCGACAACCAGGTGCGATCAGGGCAGACGCGGGCGATCTCCGATGGTGAGAGCCAGTCCGCCCTGGTGCTCTCCGAGCCGGCCGGCGGATGGGTCGGCCGGCCGGGATGCGGGAGCCGGGCCCTGAACATCACCATGTACGTCAGCGGCGGGTAGCGGTAGCCGGCCGGGGCCGCGTCCAGGAGCTCGATGCGCTGCCAGGCGAAGGCGGACAGCGCGGTGGCCGGCAGGCGCAGGCCCGTCTCCTCGTACAGCTCCCTCGCCGCGGCGTCGAGGGCCGTCTCGCCCGGTTCGAGGTGGCCGCCGGGGATGTCCCACCCGCGGCCCTCCTCGTCCACGCACGTCATGAGCGTTCTGCCGGTCTGGTCCGAGACGAACGCGAACGCCGACGTGGTCTTGTCCACAGGCGGGAGGGCCGGGGACAGGATCACGTCCAGGCGATGGCGTACGGGGATCCAGGGGACCGTCAGATGAGTCATCCCTCAAGGGTCTCAGACACCCCGGCGCATGGCCCGGTTGCCCAGATACAGGCCGATCGCGGCTATCGCGCAGGCGGCGGCGGTCCCGTAAAGGATCGAGGGGCTTGTCAGGTTTCCGGAGAAGAGGGCTCGCTGGGCTTCGACGATGTACGTGACCGGATTCGCGTACCCGACCGCCCGCAGCCACGCCGGAGCCGTCTCCATGGGCAGCAGCACCCCCGAGAGGAGGAGCAGGGGGAACATGACCGACTGGCTGACGACGTAGAAGAGCGTGCCGCTGGGCGCCGACTTGATGGCCAGCACGAACGACAGCGAGCCCAGGCCGACGCCGAAGACGACGAGCTGCGCCAGGCCCGCCAGGACGCCCGCCGGATACAGCTCGAAGCCCAGGGGGACGGCCAGCACGATGATCAGGACGGCCTGGGCCAGCAGCACGATCATGGTCTTCATCGTCCGGCCCACCAGCATCGCCGTACGGTTCAGCGGGGTGACCATCAGGCGCTCCAGCGAGCCGCCGATCAGCTCGACCAGCAGGGTGTAGCCGGAGGACATGGGGCCCGTCAGGCACATCATGACCAGGATCCCCGGCACGAACCACTGCCACGACGACCCGACCGCCCCGTCCAGCAGCGACCCGAACAGGAACAGGAACAGCAGCGGCTGCCCCATCTCGAACAGCAGCCCGACCGAGTCGCGCAGGACCGGCCTGAACTCGCGCGAGAAGACGGTGGCGGTGTCACGAAAGAATGTCGTCATCGGTGAGGCTTCTCCCGGTAAGAGCGAGGAACACGTCGTCGAGCGTCGGACGGATGGTCTCGGCGGTGGTGACCTTGATGCCGGAGCCGTCCAGGGTTCTGAGGTAGTCGGGGAGCGCGGCGGCCGCGTTGGGGACGCGCAGGCGCACGGTGGTCCCGTCGGCGGCGCCCCCGCCGCCGAGCTCCGCGGCCCTGCGCGCCTCCTCCTCCGTGCTGGTGGTGATCGTGATGTGGTCGCCGGCGAGGTCGTTCTTGAGCTGCTCGGCGGTGCCGTCCGCGATGATCCGGCCGTTGTCGATGATCACCACGCGTTCGGCCATGTTGTCGGCTTCCTCCAGGTAGTGGGTGGTCAGGAACAGCGTCGTCCCGTACGTCTCCCGCAGCCGGAGGATGTGCTGCCAGATGTCGGCGCGGCTCTTCGGGTCGAGACCGGTCGAGGGCTCGTCGAGGAAGAGCAGGCCGGGTCGGTGGATGAGGCCGAGCGCGATGTCCAGGCGGCGGCGCTGGCCGCCCGAGAGCGTGCCGGGGCGCCGCTTGGCCAGCGCTCTGAGGTCGAGCAGGTCGAGCAGCTCCTCGGCGCGGGCGCTCGCCTGCCTGGCGTCCAGTCCGTAGCAGCGGCCCTGGGTGACCAGCTCGTCGCGGACGAGGAAGTTCTCGCCCGCGCTGTTGCGCTGGCCCACGTAGCCGATACGGGCGCGCACGCCCGCCGGGTCCTTGGCCACGTCGTGGCCCGCCACCATGGCGGTGCCCGAGGTGGGCGGCAGGAGGGTCGTGAGCATGCGCAGGGTGGTGGACTTGCCCGCGCCGTTGGGCCCCAGGAAGGCGACGAGCTGGCCGGCCTCCACCTCCAGGTCGATGCCGCGTACGGCTTCCACCCGCTCCTTCTTGACTTTGAACACACGGGTCAGTCCCCGGGTATGGATCATGGTCGGCCTCTCCGGGCATGGCGAAATAACCCCTGGTCGGGGGCGCGATTGAGGATCGGATCAAGTTTGTGCAGGTTCAATCCGGTTTGGCAAACGTGAATGTCACGTTCATAAAGGGCTCTCACCTGCGGAAACGCCTTTTCTGAAGGCGGCCCGTGACGGTGGATTTCGGGGCGCTGAGGTGCGGTTTTCCGGCTGTTCCGAAGATTTCCGGCCGGGGCTGGCAGCATGGCTGATCGTGTGCCGGATGGTGGTGTTGGTGAACGGGTTGCCGGGGGCCGGGAAGACCACGGTCGCGCGAGCGCTGGGGCGGGCGCTCGGTCTGCCGGTCTTCAGCAAGGACGACCTCAAGGAGACGCTGGCCGACATGCTCGAACGGCCGCCCGGGGTGGGCGAGCGGGAGTGGAGCAGGCGGCTGGGGGCGGCCGCCGGGGAGAGCATGTGGACGCTGCTGGCGAGCGCCGGGCGGGGCGCGGTGCTGGAGAGCCCCTGGCTGGCGCCGACGCGGCCGCTGGTGCTCGCCGGACTCGAGCGGGCCGGGGTCGAGGCCCGGGCGGAGGTGCGCGAGGTCTGGTGCGCGGTGCCGCCGGAGCTGGCCAGGCACCGGTACGAACGGCGGGTGCGGCACGCGATCCACGGCGAGACCC
This region includes:
- a CDS encoding ABC transporter permease, which gives rise to MTTFFRDTATVFSREFRPVLRDSVGLLFEMGQPLLFLFLFGSLLDGAVGSSWQWFVPGILVMMCLTGPMSSGYTLLVELIGGSLERLMVTPLNRTAMLVGRTMKTMIVLLAQAVLIIVLAVPLGFELYPAGVLAGLAQLVVFGVGLGSLSFVLAIKSAPSGTLFYVVSQSVMFPLLLLSGVLLPMETAPAWLRAVGYANPVTYIVEAQRALFSGNLTSPSILYGTAAACAIAAIGLYLGNRAMRRGV
- a CDS encoding AAA family ATPase, which codes for MVVLVNGLPGAGKTTVARALGRALGLPVFSKDDLKETLADMLERPPGVGEREWSRRLGAAAGESMWTLLASAGRGAVLESPWLAPTRPLVLAGLERAGVEARAEVREVWCAVPPELARHRYERRVRHAIHGETRLGDERWAEWAAGARPLGVGTIYWVDTSKTVDISGLAGLCQAPQ
- a CDS encoding ATP-binding cassette domain-containing protein, with translation MIHTRGLTRVFKVKKERVEAVRGIDLEVEAGQLVAFLGPNGAGKSTTLRMLTTLLPPTSGTAMVAGHDVAKDPAGVRARIGYVGQRNSAGENFLVRDELVTQGRCYGLDARQASARAEELLDLLDLRALAKRRPGTLSGGQRRRLDIALGLIHRPGLLFLDEPSTGLDPKSRADIWQHILRLRETYGTTLFLTTHYLEEADNMAERVVIIDNGRIIADGTAEQLKNDLAGDHITITTSTEEEARRAAELGGGGAADGTTVRLRVPNAAAALPDYLRTLDGSGIKVTTAETIRPTLDDVFLALTGRSLTDDDILS
- a CDS encoding NUDIX hydrolase; translated protein: MTHLTVPWIPVRHRLDVILSPALPPVDKTTSAFAFVSDQTGRTLMTCVDEEGRGWDIPGGHLEPGETALDAAARELYEETGLRLPATALSAFAWQRIELLDAAPAGYRYPPLTYMVMFRARLPHPGRPTHPPAGSESTRADWLSPSEIARVCPDRTWLSLLEGPSPQ